Proteins co-encoded in one Kribbella solani genomic window:
- a CDS encoding serine hydrolase domain-containing protein codes for MKRLLLFLTATTLLAATVVPAEAAPADAPERSTLQRDADAIRSTGVTGVLVRETSGRQSRTVVSGVGELNGRLPRADGHFRIGSTNKLLVGTVVLQLVAEHRMRLEDSVERWLPGLVQGNGYDGRRISIRQLLQHTAGIYDGNFPSIENARQYYERRFTIHTEDEIVRAGLSHPPEFEPGKGWSYSNTGYDLVGLVIKAVTGRPWYGEVDRRIVRPLGLRDTYFPGTDPRIARPYAHGYTRFTPTEYTDTTDLIDADASGGYISTLKDLDTIVRAVFDGRLLRPAQLRRLKRTVQTDGSPDPFWRNARYGLGVFSRDLSCGGTVWIPSGDQIGYRTRTGVTADGRHSVVVSMSSQLNDSLAAGIAQENATTRLIDNALCRSA; via the coding sequence ATGAAACGCCTGCTGCTGTTCCTCACCGCGACCACACTGCTCGCCGCGACCGTCGTACCCGCCGAGGCAGCGCCCGCCGATGCGCCGGAGCGGTCGACCCTGCAACGTGATGCCGATGCGATCCGGTCCACCGGAGTCACCGGCGTGCTCGTACGCGAGACATCCGGCCGGCAGTCCCGGACCGTGGTTAGCGGTGTCGGTGAGCTCAACGGCCGGCTACCGCGCGCCGACGGCCATTTCCGGATCGGCAGTACGAACAAGCTGCTGGTCGGCACCGTAGTCCTGCAACTCGTCGCCGAGCACCGGATGCGACTAGAAGACTCAGTCGAGCGCTGGCTGCCGGGGCTGGTCCAAGGCAATGGGTACGACGGGCGCCGCATCTCCATCCGGCAGCTGTTGCAGCACACTGCAGGGATCTACGACGGCAACTTCCCGTCCATCGAGAACGCCCGGCAGTACTACGAGCGCCGCTTCACCATCCACACCGAGGACGAGATCGTCCGTGCCGGCCTCAGCCACCCGCCGGAGTTCGAGCCGGGCAAAGGCTGGAGCTACTCCAACACTGGCTACGACCTGGTAGGCCTGGTGATCAAGGCGGTGACCGGGCGGCCCTGGTACGGCGAGGTGGATCGCCGGATCGTTCGTCCGCTGGGTCTGCGGGACACCTACTTCCCCGGAACCGACCCACGGATCGCCCGGCCGTACGCACATGGCTACACCCGCTTCACGCCGACTGAGTACACCGATACGACTGATCTGATCGATGCGGATGCCTCCGGCGGCTACATCTCCACGCTGAAGGACCTGGACACGATCGTGCGCGCGGTGTTCGACGGACGGTTGCTGCGGCCCGCCCAGCTGCGGCGGTTGAAGCGTACGGTCCAGACCGACGGCAGCCCCGACCCGTTCTGGCGGAACGCCCGGTACGGTCTGGGTGTGTTCTCTCGCGACCTGTCCTGTGGCGGGACGGTGTGGATTCCGAGTGGTGACCAGATCGGCTACCGGACCCGTACGGGTGTGACCGCGGATGGCCGGCACAGCGTCGTGGTCTCGATGTCGAGCCAGCTGAACGACTCGCTCGCGGCTGGAATCGCCCAGGAGAACGCCACTACGCGGCTGATCGACAACGCGTTGTGCCGCAGCGCTTGA
- a CDS encoding DUF5130 family protein, translated as MPAGDAFTPDQLYDIERAVRNAEEASGLRFSVYVGGADSETRPFAIELLNELDDPDNTVLVYVDPAGRRLEIVSGAQARRQLSDTSAGLAALTMQTSFATGDLTGGLVTGVQQLGAHAHQAPLLHANNEPHKL; from the coding sequence GTGCCAGCTGGTGACGCATTCACCCCTGACCAGCTCTACGACATCGAGCGGGCGGTCCGGAACGCCGAAGAGGCGTCCGGCCTGCGCTTCTCGGTGTACGTCGGCGGCGCGGACTCCGAGACCCGTCCGTTCGCGATCGAGCTGCTGAACGAGCTGGACGACCCGGACAACACCGTCCTGGTGTACGTCGACCCGGCCGGCCGCCGCCTCGAGATCGTCAGCGGCGCGCAGGCCCGGCGCCAGCTGTCGGACACGTCCGCCGGTCTGGCCGCACTGACCATGCAGACGTCGTTCGCGACCGGTGACCTGACCGGTGGCCTGGTGACCGGCGTCCAGCAGCTGGGCGCGCACGCACACCAGGCGCCGCTGCTGCACGCCAACAACGAGCCGCACAAGCTCTAG
- a CDS encoding GNAT family N-acetyltransferase encodes MEIRAAGPGDVAGAVAFHDELVPYLVVTRGLLSRRLAAPVTPGRSEFAALDDGTVVGWATSNLIAGSDPLDGEVRVLVRPEYRGRGIGTRLLTATHAELRAAGAASARVFSEPGAVDWAARFGYRQTRQVHYAGIDPAKVQAVPETPSKVRLVPLTDVEPHQLYAADQVAQRTKPGDARITSRPYEEWLAAVWRSPDTVLDLSVAAVYDEQVIAFTLGLGDHTVIWSKMTSTMPEYRGRGLAKLVKATALRQAASAGVRGMYTANYDGNTPMLAVNDWLGYQRIATHAVLVCPLS; translated from the coding sequence ATGGAGATCAGGGCGGCTGGACCGGGGGACGTGGCCGGGGCAGTCGCGTTTCACGACGAGTTGGTGCCCTATCTGGTGGTCACCCGGGGTTTGCTGAGTCGTCGGCTGGCCGCGCCCGTGACGCCTGGGCGGTCGGAGTTCGCGGCGCTCGACGACGGAACCGTGGTGGGCTGGGCGACGAGCAACCTGATCGCCGGCTCCGATCCGTTGGACGGTGAGGTGCGGGTGCTGGTGCGGCCGGAGTACCGGGGCCGTGGGATCGGGACGCGGTTGCTGACGGCAACGCATGCCGAGCTGCGCGCGGCGGGTGCGGCCTCGGCCCGGGTGTTTTCCGAGCCAGGTGCGGTCGACTGGGCCGCGCGGTTCGGCTATCGGCAGACCCGGCAGGTGCACTACGCGGGCATCGATCCGGCCAAGGTACAGGCCGTCCCGGAGACGCCGAGCAAGGTCCGGCTGGTACCGCTGACCGACGTCGAACCGCACCAGTTGTACGCCGCCGATCAAGTTGCCCAGCGCACCAAACCCGGTGACGCGAGGATCACCTCCCGGCCGTACGAGGAGTGGCTGGCCGCGGTCTGGCGCTCACCGGACACGGTGCTCGACCTGAGCGTCGCGGCCGTGTACGACGAGCAGGTGATCGCCTTCACGCTCGGACTCGGTGACCACACGGTGATCTGGTCGAAGATGACGTCGACGATGCCGGAGTACCGCGGTCGTGGTCTGGCCAAACTGGTCAAGGCCACCGCGCTACGACAGGCGGCGAGCGCGGGCGTACGCGGGATGTACACGGCCAACTACGACGGCAACACCCCGATGCTCGCGGTGAACGATTGGCTCGGGTACCAGCGCATTGCTACCCACGCCGTGCTTGTCTGCCCACTGAGTTAG
- a CDS encoding acyl-CoA thioesterase: MTFTYQVLVRWSDIDSYDHVNNVRYFDYLQEARIAFLSQLMDTTGDYFARYPCVLVSQTVDYLRPILLRHPPYDVDVWVQSVGTTSYTLGSRIVDRSGESEDVYAKAESVIVAVDGRTHAKRVLGDVERAALVQQVAAT, encoded by the coding sequence ATGACCTTCACGTACCAGGTGCTGGTCCGCTGGTCGGACATCGACTCGTACGACCACGTCAACAACGTCAGGTACTTCGACTACCTGCAAGAAGCCCGGATCGCGTTCCTGAGTCAGCTGATGGACACCACAGGGGACTACTTCGCGCGGTACCCGTGCGTACTGGTCAGTCAGACCGTGGACTACCTGCGGCCGATCCTGCTCCGCCACCCGCCGTACGACGTGGACGTGTGGGTTCAGTCAGTCGGTACGACCTCGTACACGCTCGGTTCGCGGATCGTGGACCGCAGTGGTGAGTCGGAGGACGTGTACGCCAAGGCGGAGTCGGTGATCGTCGCAGTGGACGGCCGGACGCATGCCAAGCGCGTGCTGGGTGACGTGGAACGGGCAGCCCTGGTCCAGCAGGTTGCGGCCACTTGA
- a CDS encoding acyl-CoA thioesterase codes for MRNRHVYHCPLRWGDLDALGHVNNGRYVDYLQDARVDFLFRTAKELGADNLETGLLVARHEVQYRAPLHFRPEPVRIELWISEIKAASFTVDYEILDAEPVRRTYVEARTKLVPFDFTANRLRRITPVERTALEKLVGA; via the coding sequence ATGAGGAACCGCCACGTCTACCACTGCCCGCTGCGCTGGGGAGACCTGGACGCGCTCGGCCACGTGAACAACGGCCGGTACGTCGACTATCTCCAGGACGCCCGTGTCGACTTCCTGTTCCGGACCGCGAAGGAGCTGGGCGCCGACAACCTGGAGACCGGTCTGCTGGTCGCCCGGCACGAGGTCCAGTACCGCGCGCCGCTGCACTTCCGGCCCGAACCGGTCCGGATCGAGCTGTGGATCAGTGAGATCAAGGCAGCGTCGTTCACGGTCGACTACGAGATCCTGGACGCGGAGCCGGTGCGGCGTACGTACGTGGAGGCGCGTACCAAGCTGGTGCCGTTCGACTTCACCGCGAACCGCCTGCGCCGGATCACGCCGGTCGAGCGCACCGCACTGGAGAAGCTGGTGGGCGCATGA
- a CDS encoding lytic polysaccharide monooxygenase auxiliary activity family 9 protein, with protein sequence MLRIRKLSMAGIAAGALALTVCTSVLAFGHGYTTGPTSRAKYCQQGTVTNCGQIQWEPQSVEGPKGFPAAGPADGKLCSAGLPQFAELDDQRGGAWPATRLQAGQGFNFTWHLTAPHATTDFKYYLTKQGWDSGKPLTRAALDLTPFLTVSLNGTRPPNDVSHPGTIPAGRTGRHMILAVWTIADTGNAFYQCSDVSF encoded by the coding sequence ATGCTGCGGATTCGGAAACTCAGCATGGCTGGAATCGCCGCCGGCGCGCTGGCGCTGACGGTGTGCACGTCGGTACTCGCCTTCGGGCACGGGTACACGACCGGCCCGACCAGCCGGGCCAAGTACTGCCAGCAAGGGACCGTGACGAACTGCGGCCAGATCCAGTGGGAGCCGCAGAGCGTGGAGGGTCCGAAGGGGTTCCCGGCGGCCGGTCCGGCGGACGGGAAGCTCTGCTCGGCTGGGCTGCCGCAGTTCGCCGAGCTCGACGATCAGCGCGGTGGCGCGTGGCCGGCCACGCGGCTCCAGGCCGGTCAGGGGTTCAACTTCACCTGGCATCTGACCGCGCCGCACGCGACGACCGACTTCAAGTACTACCTGACGAAACAGGGCTGGGACTCGGGCAAGCCGCTGACCCGGGCCGCGCTCGACCTGACGCCGTTCCTGACTGTCAGCCTGAACGGCACCCGCCCGCCGAACGACGTGTCGCACCCGGGCACGATCCCCGCCGGCCGCACCGGGCGGCACATGATCCTCGCGGTCTGGACGATCGCCGACACCGGCAACGCCTTCTACCAGTGTTCGGATGTCAGTTTCTGA
- a CDS encoding globin, whose translation MSDQQSFYDAVGGADTFHRLVAAFYRGVAADPELRAMYPEEDLGPAEVRFRMFLEQYWGGPKTYSEQRGHPRLRMRHAPFAVTPSARDRWLGHMRAALDEIALSPERDAEIWRYMLMAADSMVNTLEPQN comes from the coding sequence ATGAGTGACCAGCAGAGCTTCTACGACGCCGTCGGTGGGGCGGATACCTTCCACCGGTTGGTGGCAGCGTTCTACCGGGGTGTTGCCGCCGATCCGGAGCTCCGGGCGATGTACCCGGAGGAGGACCTCGGTCCGGCCGAGGTGCGCTTCCGGATGTTCCTGGAGCAGTACTGGGGCGGCCCCAAGACGTACTCCGAGCAGCGTGGGCACCCGCGGCTGCGGATGCGGCACGCGCCGTTCGCCGTCACGCCGAGCGCCCGGGACCGGTGGCTCGGCCACATGCGGGCCGCGCTCGACGAGATCGCCCTGTCCCCGGAGCGGGACGCGGAGATCTGGCGGTACATGCTGATGGCCGCGGACAGCATGGTGAACACGCTCGAACCGCAGAACTGA
- a CDS encoding OsmC family protein, which produces MATTRTAKAHWEGSLMEGAGQVALESSGVGTYDVTWASRANDANGKTSPEELIAAAHSTCFSMALSHALAGAGKPPASIDTQADVTFQPGEGITGIKLSVNGNVPGLTAEEFAEFAEGAKKNCPVSQALSAVPITLDVTFTA; this is translated from the coding sequence ATGGCTACCACTCGTACGGCCAAGGCCCACTGGGAAGGCTCGCTGATGGAGGGCGCCGGCCAGGTCGCGCTCGAGTCGTCCGGTGTCGGCACCTACGACGTCACCTGGGCCTCCCGCGCGAACGACGCCAACGGTAAGACCAGCCCGGAAGAGCTGATCGCGGCCGCGCACTCCACCTGCTTCTCGATGGCCCTGTCGCACGCGCTGGCCGGCGCGGGCAAGCCGCCGGCGTCGATCGACACCCAGGCCGACGTCACCTTCCAGCCGGGTGAGGGCATCACCGGCATCAAGCTGTCGGTGAACGGCAACGTGCCGGGCCTGACCGCCGAGGAGTTCGCCGAGTTCGCCGAGGGCGCGAAGAAGAACTGCCCGGTGTCGCAGGCGCTGTCCGCGGTCCCGATCACCCTGGACGTCACCTTCACCGCCTGA
- a CDS encoding SDR family oxidoreductase — protein MSGQRVAIVTGAARGIGAAVAQRLAQDGNAVAVIDLDEGACAATVEAITGAGGRAIGVGADVSKADQVATAVERVAAELGAPTILVNNAGVLRDNLLFKMSEDDWDTVMSVHLKGSFLMSKACQAHMVEAGYGRMVFLSSTSALGNRGQANYASAKAGLQGLAKTLAIELGKFGVTANAIAPGFIETDMTAATAARVGVDFEEFKKATAASIPVQRTGTPADIAAAASFFCSAEAGFVSGQVLYVAGGPRN, from the coding sequence GTGAGCGGACAGCGGGTGGCGATCGTGACCGGGGCGGCCCGGGGAATCGGCGCGGCCGTCGCGCAGCGCCTCGCCCAGGACGGCAACGCGGTCGCCGTCATCGACCTCGACGAGGGCGCCTGCGCGGCGACGGTCGAGGCGATCACCGGCGCCGGCGGCCGGGCGATCGGCGTCGGCGCCGACGTCAGCAAGGCCGACCAGGTCGCGACCGCGGTCGAGCGGGTCGCCGCCGAGCTGGGCGCGCCGACGATCCTGGTGAACAACGCGGGCGTGCTCCGCGACAACCTGCTGTTCAAGATGTCCGAGGACGACTGGGACACGGTCATGTCGGTACATCTCAAGGGCAGCTTCCTGATGTCGAAGGCCTGCCAGGCGCATATGGTCGAGGCCGGGTACGGCCGGATGGTCTTCCTGTCCTCCACGTCCGCGCTGGGCAACCGCGGCCAGGCGAACTACGCCTCCGCGAAGGCCGGCCTGCAGGGGCTGGCGAAGACGCTGGCGATCGAGCTGGGCAAGTTCGGCGTCACCGCGAACGCGATCGCGCCGGGCTTCATCGAGACCGACATGACCGCCGCCACCGCGGCCCGGGTCGGCGTCGACTTCGAGGAGTTCAAGAAGGCGACCGCCGCGAGCATCCCGGTGCAGCGGACCGGTACGCCGGCCGACATCGCCGCCGCGGCATCGTTCTTCTGCAGCGCGGAGGCGGGTTTCGTCTCCGGCCAGGTGCTGTACGTCGCGGGCGGACCCCGGAACTAG
- a CDS encoding GNAT family N-acetyltransferase translates to MTAALQPRRIDLGDVVLRPFVASDEAAVAVALQDPAILRWTAGTAVIRLPADRRAGRWLEPRIDGWVRGNAVFAVADTSTDQVLGSVTLRDVHRVPDQAVAAYWVSPLARGRRLGARALDAAARWGFASDGLGLHRISLDHALVNEGSCHVALRAGFQLEGVMRDYYVEPTGRRHDSHLHARLATDAVAQPRVAAGS, encoded by the coding sequence GTGACGGCTGCTCTCCAGCCACGTCGCATCGACCTCGGCGACGTGGTGCTGCGCCCTTTCGTGGCATCCGACGAGGCTGCGGTGGCTGTTGCGCTACAGGACCCGGCCATCCTCCGGTGGACCGCGGGTACTGCCGTGATCCGGCTGCCCGCGGACCGGCGCGCCGGCAGGTGGCTGGAGCCGCGAATCGATGGCTGGGTACGTGGCAATGCTGTTTTCGCGGTCGCTGACACCAGTACGGACCAGGTACTTGGCAGCGTCACGCTACGGGACGTACACCGAGTGCCTGACCAGGCTGTTGCCGCGTACTGGGTCAGTCCACTAGCTCGTGGCCGGCGGCTCGGTGCGCGCGCACTGGATGCCGCTGCGCGCTGGGGCTTCGCCAGTGATGGACTCGGCCTGCACCGCATCTCACTCGACCATGCACTGGTCAATGAGGGTTCGTGTCACGTTGCGCTGCGCGCCGGCTTCCAGCTGGAAGGCGTGATGCGTGACTACTACGTCGAGCCGACCGGGCGGCGGCACGATTCACACCTGCATGCGCGCCTGGCGACCGATGCGGTCGCTCAGCCGCGAGTGGCCGCCGGCTCGTAG
- a CDS encoding aldo/keto reductase: protein MRYLTIGSDPARQRRVSQIALGAMLMGTATDESTSYAVLDRYVEAGGTFIDTANNYAYWVNGTQGGESEQLLGRWMRSRGVGDELTIATKVGGRPLQPANQLSESVEGLQGVKESLARSLENLGRDHIDVYYAHIDDYSVPVEQQVETFGSLVKDGSVGLVGLSNYWTWRLERYRALAAQAGLPGYDLLQYHHTYFRSRTDRGGLRAKDGTLGVADGNLLTYLRSEPGLTLVAYTPLLSGAYVRADRPLDELYDHAGTRARKAALDEVVKETGATANQVVLSWLTGGEIPTIALVGASSVAQIDDSLAAADLELTADQRQRLDAAGNN from the coding sequence ATGCGATATCTGACGATTGGGAGCGACCCGGCGCGGCAGCGGCGGGTCAGCCAGATCGCCCTCGGGGCGATGCTGATGGGTACGGCGACCGACGAGTCGACGTCGTACGCGGTCCTGGACCGCTACGTCGAAGCCGGCGGGACGTTCATTGACACGGCCAACAACTACGCCTACTGGGTGAACGGCACTCAGGGTGGCGAGAGTGAGCAGCTGCTCGGGCGGTGGATGCGCAGCCGGGGAGTGGGGGACGAGCTCACGATCGCTACCAAGGTAGGTGGCCGGCCACTGCAGCCGGCGAACCAGCTGAGTGAGAGCGTGGAGGGCCTGCAGGGGGTCAAGGAGTCGCTGGCGCGCAGCCTGGAGAACCTCGGCCGGGACCACATCGACGTGTACTACGCACATATCGACGACTACTCCGTACCGGTTGAGCAGCAGGTCGAGACGTTCGGGTCGCTCGTGAAGGACGGATCGGTCGGTCTGGTCGGTCTGAGCAACTACTGGACCTGGCGGCTCGAGCGGTACCGGGCGCTGGCTGCTCAAGCCGGTCTACCTGGGTACGACCTGCTGCAGTACCACCACACGTACTTCCGCAGCCGAACGGACCGAGGGGGGCTCCGGGCCAAGGACGGCACCCTCGGTGTCGCCGACGGCAACCTACTCACCTATCTACGTTCCGAGCCCGGTCTGACGCTTGTGGCCTACACACCACTGCTGAGTGGTGCGTACGTACGAGCTGACAGGCCGCTGGACGAGCTGTACGACCACGCCGGTACCAGAGCGCGTAAGGCAGCACTGGACGAGGTAGTGAAGGAGACCGGGGCAACGGCGAACCAGGTGGTGCTGTCCTGGCTGACTGGCGGTGAGATCCCGACCATCGCACTGGTGGGCGCGTCTTCGGTGGCTCAGATCGACGACAGCCTCGCCGCCGCGGACCTGGAGCTCACAGCGGACCAGCGGCAGCGACTGGACGCGGCAGGCAACAACTAG
- the malQ gene encoding 4-alpha-glucanotransferase, producing the protein MTAPTPALVELAVAHGVATEYWNWQGEHVIVSSEVVSDVLAALGVDASTPEKAALALAEHRQARWRRTLPATVVMREGWTPWFAVHVPHGSTAEVWVDLEDGGQRRDVPQQDHWVEPEWIDGVQVGEATFQLPSDLPLGYHRLCAKVGTSPEISVSTLIVTPRKLEPEKLRRTWGWVLQLYSVRSRRSWGIGDLHDLADLAAWSAHDLGAGFVLVNPLHAAELAGRMEPSPYLPASRRFGNPIYLRIEDIDEYGDLAPAERDRVRTLALQARALSEDSDALDRDTVWAAKREALQVLFRVQPSVGRIAEYGAYCDRESQGLIDFATWAALADVHGPEWSKWPEELQSPNASEVVAFRNENPDAVEFHCWLQWQLDEQLARTQARAKAAGMSLGVLHDLAVGVHPDGADAWALQDVLAPNIHVGAPPDAFNQQGQDWSQPPWRPNALAETGYAAWRDLVRAVMRHGGGLRIDHILGMFRLWWVVSPERPTEGTYVRYDHEALVGILVLEAQRAGVTVIGEDLGTVEPWVRDYLTERGVLGTSVLWFERDAKGKPLAPERWRELCLATVTTHDLPPTAGYLAGDHVELRNRLGLLTRPVAEELAVDEADRDAWLNALRERHLLSNTDGDVERIVEALHQYVAHTPAKLVGVALTDAVGERRTQNQPGTTDEYPNWRVPLGGPEGEPVLVEDLPNNHRLRRLIGALNI; encoded by the coding sequence GTGACAGCTCCCACTCCGGCCCTTGTAGAGCTTGCGGTTGCCCATGGCGTTGCGACGGAGTACTGGAACTGGCAAGGCGAGCATGTGATCGTCTCCAGCGAGGTCGTGTCGGACGTGCTGGCCGCACTCGGTGTGGATGCGTCCACACCGGAGAAGGCCGCGCTCGCGCTGGCAGAGCACCGTCAGGCGCGGTGGCGGCGTACGCTGCCCGCGACTGTGGTGATGCGGGAGGGGTGGACGCCGTGGTTCGCCGTGCACGTACCGCACGGGTCTACGGCGGAGGTGTGGGTCGACCTCGAGGACGGCGGTCAGCGGCGGGACGTACCGCAGCAGGACCACTGGGTCGAACCGGAGTGGATCGACGGCGTGCAGGTCGGTGAGGCGACGTTCCAGCTGCCCAGTGACCTGCCACTCGGGTACCACCGGCTGTGCGCGAAGGTGGGGACCAGTCCGGAGATTTCGGTCAGCACGCTGATTGTCACGCCACGCAAGCTCGAGCCGGAGAAGCTGCGCCGCACCTGGGGCTGGGTGCTGCAGCTGTACTCGGTCCGCTCACGCAGGTCGTGGGGGATCGGTGATCTGCACGACCTGGCTGATCTGGCTGCCTGGTCGGCACACGACCTGGGCGCCGGGTTCGTGCTGGTCAACCCACTGCACGCCGCTGAGCTGGCCGGCCGGATGGAACCTTCGCCGTACCTGCCGGCGTCACGGCGATTCGGTAACCCGATCTACCTCCGGATCGAGGACATCGACGAGTACGGCGACCTGGCGCCGGCGGAGCGCGACCGGGTACGGACGCTGGCACTACAGGCGCGTGCGCTGAGCGAGGACTCCGACGCGCTGGACCGGGACACGGTCTGGGCGGCGAAGCGTGAGGCGCTGCAGGTGCTCTTCCGGGTGCAGCCGTCGGTGGGGCGCATTGCCGAGTACGGCGCGTACTGCGACCGGGAGAGCCAGGGACTGATCGACTTCGCGACCTGGGCCGCGCTCGCGGACGTACACGGACCGGAGTGGAGCAAGTGGCCGGAGGAGTTGCAGTCACCGAACGCATCGGAAGTTGTTGCCTTCCGCAATGAGAACCCGGATGCGGTGGAGTTCCACTGCTGGTTGCAGTGGCAGTTGGACGAGCAGTTGGCGCGTACGCAGGCCCGGGCGAAGGCGGCGGGCATGTCGCTGGGCGTACTGCATGACCTGGCGGTAGGCGTGCACCCGGACGGTGCGGACGCGTGGGCGCTGCAGGACGTGCTGGCACCGAACATCCACGTCGGCGCGCCACCGGATGCGTTCAACCAGCAGGGCCAGGACTGGTCGCAGCCGCCGTGGCGGCCGAACGCGCTGGCCGAGACCGGGTACGCCGCCTGGCGGGATCTGGTGCGTGCCGTGATGCGGCACGGTGGCGGACTGCGGATCGACCACATCCTGGGGATGTTCCGGCTGTGGTGGGTCGTTTCACCGGAGCGCCCGACCGAGGGCACCTACGTGCGCTACGACCACGAGGCACTGGTCGGCATCCTTGTGCTGGAGGCCCAGCGGGCCGGCGTGACCGTCATCGGTGAGGATCTGGGCACTGTGGAGCCCTGGGTGCGTGACTACCTCACGGAGCGCGGTGTGCTGGGTACGTCGGTGCTGTGGTTCGAGCGGGACGCGAAGGGCAAGCCGCTGGCTCCGGAGCGCTGGCGTGAGCTCTGTCTGGCCACTGTGACGACACATGACCTTCCGCCGACCGCTGGGTACTTGGCAGGCGATCACGTGGAGCTGAGGAACCGCCTTGGCCTACTGACTCGTCCCGTGGCCGAAGAACTGGCTGTTGACGAGGCGGATCGGGACGCGTGGCTCAATGCGCTACGTGAGCGCCATCTGCTCTCCAACACCGATGGAGACGTCGAGCGGATCGTGGAGGCGCTGCACCAGTACGTGGCTCACACACCCGCGAAGCTGGTCGGGGTCGCGCTCACGGATGCGGTCGGCGAGCGGCGTACGCAGAATCAGCCGGGCACCACGGACGAGTACCCGAACTGGCGCGTGCCGCTCGGCGGACCTGAGGGCGAGCCGGTACTCGTCGAGGACCTGCCCAACAACCATCGGCTGCGACGACTGATCGGCGCACTGAACATTTAG
- a CDS encoding MaoC family dehydratase: MPQSFTGADEVVHAVGTRLGETEWLEITQEQVNQFADATGDHQWIHVDVERARKGPYGGTIAHGYLTLSLIARFGDELFKVDGVSAKLNYGVNKVRFPSPVPVGTRVRAGASIANAVETPAGVQVSLHWVIELENSTKPACVAETVVLLVP, encoded by the coding sequence ATGCCGCAGTCCTTCACCGGTGCCGACGAGGTCGTGCACGCGGTCGGCACCCGGCTGGGTGAGACCGAATGGCTGGAGATCACCCAGGAGCAGGTGAACCAGTTCGCCGACGCCACCGGTGACCACCAGTGGATTCACGTCGATGTCGAGCGGGCGCGCAAGGGGCCGTACGGCGGGACGATCGCGCACGGGTACCTGACGCTGAGCCTGATCGCCCGGTTCGGTGACGAACTGTTCAAGGTCGACGGGGTCAGCGCCAAGCTGAACTACGGCGTCAACAAGGTCCGGTTCCCGTCCCCCGTCCCGGTCGGTACGCGGGTCCGGGCCGGCGCGTCGATCGCCAACGCGGTCGAGACCCCGGCCGGCGTCCAGGTCTCCCTGCACTGGGTCATCGAACTGGAGAACTCCACCAAGCCGGCGTGCGTCGCGGAGACGGTCGTACTGCTGGTGCCCTAA
- a CDS encoding mechanosensitive ion channel family protein, producing the protein MTDQIVVVPARIAALIIGFFVLRWVLHKLIRRFARRTGNGAVAGVLAKSKRGQEFVENTLANERRAQRAETIASLLTSAVTIVLSAVLVVMVLAELGFNILPVIASASIIGVALGFGAQTLVKDFLAGVFMIFEDQYGVGDLIDMEKATGTVVAVGLRITTLRGEDGTTWYVRNGEVLRVGNMTTRDPNSTGSSGVGSGTEKEEETRAEDSTTAETHGEHQG; encoded by the coding sequence ATGACCGATCAGATCGTCGTGGTCCCGGCCCGGATCGCCGCCCTGATCATCGGTTTCTTCGTCCTCCGCTGGGTGCTGCACAAGCTCATCCGCCGGTTCGCCCGGCGAACCGGCAACGGGGCCGTCGCGGGCGTCCTGGCGAAGTCGAAACGCGGCCAGGAGTTCGTCGAGAACACCCTCGCGAACGAGCGCCGGGCGCAGCGCGCGGAGACGATCGCCTCGCTGCTGACCAGCGCGGTCACGATCGTGCTGAGCGCGGTCCTGGTGGTGATGGTGCTGGCCGAGCTCGGCTTCAACATCCTGCCGGTGATCGCGTCCGCGAGCATCATCGGCGTCGCGCTCGGCTTCGGCGCGCAGACGCTGGTGAAGGACTTTTTGGCCGGCGTGTTCATGATCTTCGAGGACCAGTACGGCGTCGGCGACCTGATCGACATGGAGAAGGCGACCGGCACCGTGGTCGCGGTCGGTCTGCGCATCACCACGCTCCGTGGCGAAGACGGCACCACCTGGTACGTACGCAACGGCGAGGTGCTCCGGGTCGGCAACATGACCACCCGGGATCCGAACAGCACCGGCTCCTCCGGCGTCGGCTCCGGCACCGAGAAGGAAGAGGAAACCAGGGCCGAGGACAGCACCACGGCCGAAACCCACGGCGAGCACCAGGGCTGA